The following are from one region of the Gloeomargarita lithophora Alchichica-D10 genome:
- a CDS encoding ABC transporter ATP-binding protein codes for MVKLIQLEQVSKIYGQGDNCVHALREVSLTIQGGEYCAIMGTSGSGKSTAMNVIGCLDRPTNGNYYLQGENVAGCTAAQLAHVRNRQIGFVFQQFHLLPQLTALENVTLPLVYAGLPTRERQRRARLALEQVGLGHRLGNKPTQLSGGQQQRVAIARAMVNQPALLLADEPTGALDSRTSQEVMELFAQLHQQGVTIVMVTHEPDIARRAERIIWFRDGQVLQEHLRPEDVQHAIMTM; via the coding sequence ATGGTTAAACTCATTCAGTTGGAACAGGTCAGCAAAATCTACGGCCAAGGGGATAATTGCGTCCATGCCCTGCGGGAGGTGTCCCTAACCATTCAGGGTGGGGAATACTGCGCCATCATGGGGACTTCCGGCTCCGGCAAATCCACGGCCATGAATGTCATCGGCTGTTTAGACCGCCCCACCAACGGGAATTATTACCTCCAGGGGGAGAATGTGGCGGGCTGTACTGCGGCGCAACTGGCTCACGTGCGTAACCGGCAGATTGGGTTTGTGTTTCAGCAGTTTCATCTCCTGCCCCAACTCACTGCCCTGGAAAATGTGACCTTACCTTTGGTGTATGCGGGGCTACCGACTCGCGAACGGCAACGGCGCGCCCGACTGGCTCTGGAGCAGGTGGGTCTAGGGCATCGGTTGGGCAATAAACCCACCCAACTCTCCGGTGGGCAACAACAACGGGTGGCGATTGCTCGGGCAATGGTCAACCAACCGGCCTTGCTTTTGGCGGATGAACCCACGGGTGCCCTGGATTCCCGCACCAGCCAGGAGGTGATGGAACTATTTGCCCAATTGCACCAACAGGGGGTAACGATTGTGATGGTGACCCATGAACCGGATATTGCCCGGCGGGCGGAACGGATCATCTGGTTCCGGGATGGACAGGTGCTTCAGGAGCATTTACGCCCGGAAGATGTCCAACACGCTATTATGACGATGTAA
- a CDS encoding metal ABC transporter solute-binding protein, Zn/Mn family: MARTWFIPLTLLAVGCGVTAKPVAEVSPTPAADAPKVVATSSVICDLTRQIAAERVPLTCLVPAGVDAHNYQPTPANRQALETAQVVFYNGYDFEPQVEKLIQAAPKTVTRVAVGELAVPKPLMGEHDHGHDHGHSHGEEKKAEVPDPHVFHTGTNVANMAEVIGKKLAQVYPAQAEVFTKNTQNLVGELQQLDSWMRQQVQTIPPNQRKLVTTHEALGYFAQAYGLQLTGALQGISTQEQPSASRLAALTKDIKQAQVPTIFAEVSVNPQLINTVAQEAGVKIAPNPLFADGLGAPNSPGNTVQNMLISNTRTIVEGLGGTYTPFNGNQTQSRLF; encoded by the coding sequence ATGGCTCGCACTTGGTTTATCCCGTTGACTTTGCTGGCGGTGGGCTGTGGGGTCACCGCCAAACCTGTAGCGGAAGTTTCCCCTACCCCCGCCGCTGATGCTCCCAAGGTGGTCGCCACCTCCTCGGTGATTTGCGACCTGACCCGCCAGATTGCGGCCGAGCGGGTGCCTTTGACCTGTCTCGTCCCCGCCGGGGTAGATGCCCACAATTACCAACCCACCCCGGCCAACCGGCAAGCCCTGGAAACGGCACAGGTAGTGTTTTACAACGGTTATGACTTTGAACCCCAGGTGGAAAAACTGATCCAGGCCGCCCCGAAGACGGTCACCCGGGTGGCGGTGGGGGAATTGGCCGTGCCCAAGCCTCTTATGGGCGAGCATGACCACGGGCATGATCATGGGCACAGTCACGGGGAGGAAAAAAAGGCCGAAGTACCCGACCCCCATGTGTTTCACACGGGAACCAACGTCGCTAACATGGCTGAAGTGATTGGGAAAAAACTCGCCCAGGTGTATCCTGCCCAGGCGGAAGTCTTTACGAAAAATACCCAAAATCTAGTCGGCGAGTTGCAACAACTGGATAGCTGGATGCGCCAACAGGTCCAAACCATTCCCCCCAACCAGCGCAAACTGGTGACCACCCACGAAGCCCTGGGGTATTTCGCCCAAGCCTACGGGTTACAACTGACCGGCGCCTTGCAGGGGATCAGCACCCAGGAACAGCCCAGTGCCAGCCGTTTAGCGGCATTAACTAAAGACATCAAACAAGCCCAAGTCCCCACCATCTTTGCCGAGGTGAGCGTCAATCCCCAGCTCATTAATACGGTGGCGCAGGAAGCGGGGGTCAAAATCGCCCCAAATCCTTTGTTTGCCGATGGTTTAGGCGCACCAAACAGCCCCGGCAATACCGTGCAAAATATGCTGATCAGCAATACCCGCACCATCGTGGAAGGCTTGGGCGGCACTTACACCCCTTTTAACGGGAACCAAACCCAGTCACGATTGTTTTGA
- a CDS encoding metal ABC transporter ATP-binding protein: protein MLVVESLSAGYPGRPVLAEVSFTLAPQEMVGLVGPNGAGKSTLLKALLGLLPQVSGRVWLELRPLLHQRQRVAYIPQRSEIDWDYPITVEQVVRLGCGGRRSPQVLSTLERLGLLALRRRRIGALSGGQQQRVFLARALVQGADVFCLDEPLTGVDAHAEQVILDVLTELRQNGAMILVSTHHWGEFLQQMNRVMLLNQRLIAVGTPQEVMTPEFLQHTYAKNPSSFNLERQKPPLFC, encoded by the coding sequence ATGTTAGTGGTAGAGTCCCTGTCCGCCGGTTATCCGGGGCGACCGGTGTTGGCGGAGGTGAGTTTTACGCTGGCGCCCCAGGAGATGGTGGGGCTGGTCGGGCCGAACGGGGCGGGAAAAAGCACCTTACTGAAGGCGTTGTTGGGGTTATTGCCCCAGGTAAGCGGGCGGGTTTGGTTAGAATTGCGGCCTTTACTCCACCAGCGGCAACGGGTGGCCTATATCCCCCAGCGTTCCGAGATTGATTGGGATTATCCGATCACGGTGGAGCAGGTGGTGCGCTTGGGCTGTGGGGGGCGAAGGAGTCCCCAGGTGTTGTCCACCTTGGAACGCCTGGGCTTGCTGGCTCTGCGGCGGCGGCGGATTGGAGCCTTATCCGGGGGGCAACAACAGCGGGTATTTCTGGCCCGGGCGTTGGTGCAGGGGGCGGATGTATTTTGCCTGGATGAGCCATTGACGGGGGTGGATGCCCACGCAGAGCAGGTGATACTTGATGTACTAACAGAACTGCGACAAAATGGGGCAATGATCCTAGTCAGTACCCACCATTGGGGGGAATTTTTGCAACAAATGAACCGGGTGATGTTGCTGAATCAACGGTTAATTGCGGTGGGCACACCCCAGGAGGTAATGACTCCCGAATTTTTGCAACATACTTATGCAAAAAATCCCAGTTCGTTCAACTTGGAGAGACAAAAACCGCCCTTATTTTGTTAG
- a CDS encoding ABC transporter permease, translated as MDIRESLAMATRTLAANRLRSLLTVLGIVIGNAAVISMVGVGQAAQRYTQGQFASLGTNVLFVVPGREDARRRGIEPPATLTWEDAQAIATQVPPVRWVAAQISDSFLATYGNRTTRTNVTGTEPDFFRIQSFDLAGGRFFNELDVQRQSRVVVLGSDLAVKLFGNRTPLGNRIRLSNLSFEVIGVLAPKGAFLGTNRDDAAYLPLTTMANQLTGRRSPYGLTVGFISISARDEASVSAAQFQITNLLRRRHKIVDEDDFYIRTQKEAVAVAGNVTGVLTILLAATAGISLLVGGIGIMNIMLVAVTERTQEIGLRKAIGATERDVLQQFLLEAIVLAIAGGILGTVVGTAGVVGIALVTPLQAQVSWGAVALAVGVSGTIGLVFGVAPAQRAARLDPIVALRSA; from the coding sequence ATGGACATTCGTGAATCTTTAGCCATGGCCACCCGTACTTTGGCGGCCAACCGTTTACGCAGTTTGCTCACGGTGTTGGGTATCGTCATTGGCAATGCCGCTGTGATCAGCATGGTGGGGGTGGGACAGGCCGCCCAACGCTACACCCAGGGGCAGTTCGCCTCCCTGGGCACGAATGTTCTATTTGTGGTGCCGGGACGGGAGGATGCCCGACGCCGGGGAATTGAACCCCCGGCCACGTTGACCTGGGAGGATGCCCAAGCAATTGCCACGCAAGTCCCGCCGGTGCGCTGGGTGGCGGCGCAAATCAGTGATAGTTTTCTGGCGACCTACGGCAATCGCACCACCCGCACCAATGTCACGGGCACGGAGCCGGATTTTTTCCGGATTCAGAGTTTTGACCTGGCCGGGGGGCGGTTTTTTAATGAACTGGACGTGCAGAGACAGAGCCGGGTGGTGGTGCTGGGGAGCGACTTGGCGGTGAAATTATTTGGTAACCGTACCCCCCTGGGCAACCGCATCCGGCTGAGTAATCTCAGTTTTGAGGTGATTGGGGTATTGGCACCCAAGGGAGCCTTTTTGGGCACCAACCGGGATGATGCGGCCTACCTGCCCCTGACCACGATGGCGAACCAACTCACGGGTCGCCGGTCGCCCTACGGATTGACCGTGGGATTTATTTCCATCTCCGCCCGGGACGAAGCCAGCGTCAGTGCCGCCCAGTTTCAAATCACCAACCTGCTGCGCCGGCGCCATAAAATTGTGGATGAGGATGATTTTTATATCCGCACCCAAAAAGAAGCGGTGGCGGTGGCCGGGAATGTCACCGGGGTATTGACCATCCTGCTGGCGGCCACGGCGGGAATTTCTCTGCTCGTGGGGGGGATTGGCATTATGAATATCATGCTGGTTGCGGTGACCGAACGTACCCAGGAGATTGGTTTACGCAAAGCAATTGGGGCGACGGAACGGGATGTTTTACAACAGTTTTTATTAGAAGCGATTGTCCTGGCCATCGCCGGGGGGATATTGGGCACCGTCGTCGGCACCGCAGGGGTGGTGGGGATTGCCCTGGTCACGCCCCTTCAAGCCCAGGTCTCCTGGGGAGCGGTGGCCTTGGCGGTGGGGGTATCGGGAACCATTGGCCTGGTGTTTGGGGTGGCACCGGCGCAACGGGCTGCCCGCCTTGACCCGATTGTGGCCTTACGCAGTGCTTAA
- a CDS encoding sugar transferase, whose protein sequence is MTAVTWREQVVRRWGGWRTLGYGLGLVGVVGLAAQAAWGEGDFWRQGDYLRLAVAVAVTYGTAVGLEARVGRFPGVQRTRVVLVSVSLCFLGLLGVVSLTRWYYSRTFLGVSYGLTLVWQWVLAGWGRRLCLGLVPGELVTAIGHLPGVNWSWLHENSTGLGLDGVVVDLHDALSPPWMRFLADCRLRGLPVHHAATVWEGMTGRVSLAHLGEGLLPAPPERAYLLLKRVGETGLILLALPGLLPLAGLVALAVRWDSPGAVLFWQERMGQGGKPFWMVKFRSMRAQATGAQFARAADQRLTRVGKWIRRFRLDELPQLWHVLRGEMSLIGPRPEQVPFAREFSQRIPYYMCRHLVKPGITGWAQVSQGYAAGVQETRLKLEYDLYYVKYLSLWLDGLILAKTIKTIVTGFGSR, encoded by the coding sequence ATGACAGCGGTAACGTGGCGGGAGCAGGTGGTGCGTCGGTGGGGGGGCTGGCGTACCCTGGGCTATGGTTTGGGGCTGGTGGGCGTGGTCGGGCTGGCGGCGCAGGCGGCCTGGGGGGAAGGGGATTTTTGGCGCCAGGGGGACTATCTCCGTTTGGCGGTGGCGGTGGCGGTGACCTATGGGACGGCGGTGGGGTTGGAAGCCCGGGTAGGCCGGTTTCCGGGGGTGCAGAGGACGCGGGTGGTGCTGGTGAGTGTGAGTTTGTGTTTTCTGGGGTTGTTGGGGGTGGTCAGCCTGACCCGTTGGTACTACTCCCGTACGTTTTTGGGGGTGAGCTATGGGCTAACTCTGGTGTGGCAATGGGTGCTGGCCGGGTGGGGGCGCCGGTTGTGCCTGGGGCTGGTGCCGGGGGAGTTGGTGACGGCCATTGGTCATCTGCCGGGGGTGAACTGGTCTTGGTTGCATGAAAATAGCACCGGTCTGGGGTTAGACGGGGTGGTGGTGGATTTGCACGATGCCTTGTCCCCCCCTTGGATGCGGTTTTTGGCCGATTGTCGCCTGCGGGGTCTGCCGGTGCACCATGCCGCTACCGTGTGGGAGGGGATGACCGGGCGGGTGTCCCTGGCGCACTTGGGGGAAGGGCTTTTGCCTGCGCCGCCGGAGCGGGCGTATCTCCTCCTCAAGCGGGTGGGGGAAACCGGGTTGATTTTGTTGGCTTTACCTGGGTTGTTACCCTTGGCGGGGCTGGTGGCACTGGCGGTGCGGTGGGATTCCCCCGGAGCGGTGTTGTTTTGGCAAGAACGCATGGGACAGGGGGGTAAACCCTTCTGGATGGTCAAGTTCCGCAGTATGCGGGCGCAGGCTACCGGGGCGCAGTTTGCCCGGGCGGCGGATCAACGGCTGACCCGGGTGGGCAAATGGATTCGCCGCTTCCGGTTGGATGAATTGCCCCAGTTGTGGCACGTCCTGCGGGGGGAAATGAGTTTGATCGGCCCCCGCCCGGAACAGGTGCCCTTCGCCCGGGAATTTAGCCAGCGCATTCCCTACTATATGTGCCGCCACCTGGTAAAACCGGGGATTACCGGCTGGGCGCAGGTGAGCCAGGGCTATGCCGCCGGGGTGCAGGAAACCCGTTTGAAACTGGAATACGATTTGTACTATGTCAAGTATTTGTCCCTCTGGTTGGATGGGTTAATCCTGGCCAAAACCATCAAAACAATCGTGACTGGGTTTGGTTCCCGTTAA